From the uncultured Fretibacterium sp. genome, one window contains:
- a CDS encoding FkbM family methyltransferase, which translates to MPRVDFIKADIEGYERYMLMGAQETLRRFAPKLALCTYHLPDDPEVMSALIKQANPSYNVVLKSKKLYASVPPGKK; encoded by the coding sequence TTGCCGAGAGTCGATTTCATCAAGGCAGACATAGAGGGGTATGAACGTTACATGCTGATGGGCGCACAGGAGACGTTGAGGCGTTTTGCTCCAAAGCTGGCTCTGTGCACCTATCATCTTCCAGATGATCCCGAGGTGATGTCCGCGCTTATCAAGCAAGCCAACCCTTCCTATAACGTTGTCCTAAAAAGTAAGAAGCTTTATGCGTCCGTTCCTCCGGGGAAAAAATGA